The Verrucomicrobium spinosum DSM 4136 = JCM 18804 genome includes a region encoding these proteins:
- a CDS encoding enolase C-terminal domain-like protein has protein sequence MSATPLQAGLKTLQLTEPFRIAHGTSTERQVLRLRWNGAVGEAPVVPYYKESAAVTLEWLQALDWNGSPAPKDGPRLGRLALDLLWHDAVGRDKRQTLGQMLHLNPAQTPPGCRSFSIPTDLDKFAEKVAQVSRQFQVLKLKTGSGNVEFDEAIVATARKAAPDAKLLVDANGGWTVEETAAILPKLVKYDLTLVEQPFHHDGGSESWRELKYLLPSHSIPLYADESAQGPDDVLTLAGLVDGVNVKLLKCGSIAEAQTMIRFARASGMGVLLGCMIESSVGVTAAAHLAPLADWIDLDGHLYVADDDYEGVSYDEQGRLHLRDLPGLGVTPR, from the coding sequence ATGAGTGCAACACCCCTGCAAGCCGGGCTGAAGACCCTGCAACTCACGGAACCCTTTCGGATTGCTCACGGCACCTCCACGGAGCGGCAGGTGCTGCGGCTGCGCTGGAACGGGGCGGTGGGAGAGGCACCCGTCGTGCCATATTACAAGGAGAGCGCCGCCGTCACCCTGGAATGGCTACAGGCCCTGGACTGGAACGGCAGCCCCGCTCCCAAAGATGGCCCGCGCCTGGGGCGTCTCGCGCTGGATTTGCTCTGGCATGATGCGGTGGGCCGGGATAAGCGGCAGACGCTGGGCCAAATGCTCCATCTGAATCCCGCCCAGACTCCTCCCGGTTGCCGATCCTTCAGCATCCCCACCGATCTGGACAAGTTCGCGGAAAAAGTCGCGCAGGTCAGCAGGCAGTTTCAGGTGCTGAAACTCAAGACTGGCAGTGGCAATGTCGAGTTCGACGAGGCCATCGTCGCCACCGCCAGAAAGGCGGCTCCGGACGCCAAGCTGCTGGTGGATGCCAATGGGGGATGGACGGTGGAAGAGACGGCCGCGATCCTGCCGAAGCTGGTCAAGTATGACCTGACACTGGTGGAGCAGCCGTTTCATCACGATGGCGGCTCTGAGTCCTGGCGGGAGTTGAAGTATCTGCTGCCATCACATTCCATTCCGCTTTATGCCGATGAAAGCGCGCAAGGGCCGGACGATGTGCTGACGCTGGCGGGTCTGGTGGATGGGGTGAATGTGAAGCTCCTGAAGTGTGGCAGTATTGCGGAGGCCCAGACGATGATCCGTTTCGCCCGGGCCAGCGGTATGGGCGTGCTGTTGGGGTGTATGATCGAGAGCAGTGTTGGCGTGACGGCGGCAGCCCACCTGGCTCCGCTTGCCGACTGGATCGATCTGGACGGCCATCTGTATGTGGCGGACGATGACTACGAAGGCGTATCGTATGATGAACAAGGGCGTCTCCATCTGCGCGACCTCCCTGGACTGGGCGTGACCCCTCGCTGA
- a CDS encoding glycerate kinase: MRILLALDKFKGSLSAREASDAVRRGLAAAGVEAEICACPIADGGEGFTEAIMTCVGGHWHEAPVHDARGRDRIARYGIIDRKGHTEAVMEMSAASGLAIVNDLPLDPAVATTRGTGEMMLHALEQGVKRILIGIGGSATNDGGTGMASALGVRFLDSDEVTVEDLPGQIEKVRRIAKTHRLPVDVVVACDVTNPLLGEHGCTHVYGPQKGVKDLPFFEQRMTRLAEMVRRDLGCDHQNEPGAGAAGGLGFGLMSFCGARLQSGFDLVAEVTGLREHILEADLVITGEGKLDAQTLHGKGPLGVADLAREAGKRVIGVGGIIDDSPELRRRFDGLVQVKPPEVPIPEAIRRASELLEQAITKWASHYEFMAPV, encoded by the coding sequence ATGCGTATCCTGCTTGCTCTGGACAAGTTTAAAGGCTCCCTGTCCGCTCGTGAGGCGTCGGATGCCGTCCGTCGCGGGCTGGCTGCGGCCGGAGTGGAGGCAGAGATCTGCGCATGCCCCATCGCGGATGGCGGGGAAGGCTTTACAGAGGCCATCATGACCTGCGTGGGCGGGCATTGGCATGAAGCGCCCGTGCACGATGCCCGGGGGCGGGACAGGATCGCCCGATATGGCATCATCGACCGCAAGGGCCACACGGAAGCGGTCATGGAGATGAGCGCGGCTTCCGGGCTGGCCATCGTGAATGACCTGCCGCTGGATCCTGCTGTGGCGACCACGCGGGGCACGGGCGAAATGATGCTCCATGCTCTGGAGCAGGGGGTGAAGCGCATTTTGATCGGCATTGGCGGAAGCGCCACGAACGATGGCGGCACGGGCATGGCTTCGGCGCTGGGCGTCAGGTTTCTCGACTCTGACGAGGTGACGGTAGAGGACCTGCCGGGACAAATCGAAAAGGTGCGTCGGATTGCCAAGACGCATCGGCTGCCTGTGGACGTTGTCGTGGCCTGTGACGTGACCAATCCGCTGCTGGGCGAACACGGGTGCACGCATGTATATGGCCCGCAGAAGGGGGTAAAGGATCTGCCCTTCTTTGAGCAGCGGATGACCCGTCTGGCAGAGATGGTCCGCCGGGATCTGGGCTGCGACCACCAGAACGAGCCTGGTGCCGGAGCCGCAGGCGGCTTGGGATTTGGGCTGATGAGCTTCTGTGGAGCCCGCCTCCAGAGCGGATTTGACCTGGTGGCTGAGGTCACGGGCCTGAGAGAGCATATCCTGGAAGCGGACCTGGTCATCACTGGCGAGGGCAAACTGGATGCCCAGACCCTGCACGGCAAGGGGCCCCTGGGCGTGGCGGACCTGGCCCGCGAAGCCGGGAAGCGGGTGATCGGCGTGGGTGGCATCATTGATGACAGCCCTGAACTGCGCCGACGGTTTGACGGACTGGTGCAGGTGAAGCCCCCTGAAGTGCCCATTCCAGAAGCCATCCGCCGGGCCTCCGAACTCCTGGAACAGGCCATCACCAAGTGGGCCTCTCACTACGAATTTATGGCTCCTGTGTGA
- a CDS encoding polysaccharide pyruvyl transferase family protein has product MKILCTHGWLMSNLGDQWMTDIVLKVLVARGHSVAVSSRGYPNGWACEGVERLQVCTESLDVAARRHLFSEYDKIVNLPGGGLQGKDHRSVAILKDIEICSSLGIPYALAGHSIYSQIPAATLRKVSLILAREPCTAAWLRSQQVDHLETVDAAWSQEIGASTRSERTVIMLRWDGEFTSGNVSLSGSDLKIGSHTFGPFHSIIVSTSDSIRDEALGVKLARQLSASWEPCRTIDELKMIISGAAHLITDRYHPAIVAKVTGTPLSFIGSRSVRNQGLRELMGKSIEELRDSSCAGLSALGAWSSK; this is encoded by the coding sequence ATGAAAATTCTTTGTACCCATGGATGGCTCATGAGCAATTTGGGAGATCAGTGGATGACTGACATAGTCCTTAAGGTCCTGGTGGCAAGAGGGCATTCGGTTGCTGTTTCCAGCAGGGGCTATCCCAATGGGTGGGCTTGCGAAGGCGTAGAGCGTCTTCAAGTGTGCACGGAAAGCTTGGACGTGGCCGCGAGGCGACATTTATTTTCTGAGTACGACAAAATCGTAAACCTGCCTGGAGGAGGGCTTCAGGGAAAGGATCACCGGTCAGTCGCAATACTGAAAGACATCGAGATCTGTTCGTCGTTGGGCATTCCTTATGCTTTAGCTGGTCACAGTATCTATTCCCAAATACCCGCTGCTACGCTGCGTAAAGTAAGCTTGATTCTAGCCAGGGAGCCCTGTACCGCGGCATGGCTTCGTAGCCAGCAGGTCGACCATCTTGAAACTGTGGATGCAGCCTGGTCCCAGGAAATTGGCGCTAGCACTAGATCCGAAAGAACCGTCATTATGTTGAGATGGGACGGTGAATTTACTTCTGGGAATGTAAGTCTGAGCGGATCTGACTTGAAGATTGGCTCGCACACCTTCGGTCCTTTCCACTCGATCATTGTTTCAACCAGTGATTCGATAAGAGACGAAGCCTTGGGTGTGAAACTCGCGAGACAACTGTCAGCTTCCTGGGAACCATGTCGGACAATTGACGAACTGAAGATGATTATCTCCGGCGCTGCGCATTTGATCACTGACCGCTACCATCCGGCTATTGTTGCCAAAGTTACTGGCACTCCACTAAGCTTTATTGGCAGCCGTAGTGTTAGGAATCAAGGTTTGCGTGAGTTAATGGGGAAGTCGATCGAGGAGCTAAGAGATTCCTCCTGTGCTGGGTTGTCAGCCCTTGGAGCTTGGTCGAGCAAATAG
- a CDS encoding NUDIX domain-containing protein gives MSPYYEELRKVYGKGLLIMPSVAAVIRDTTGRLLLIEKHDGNWSLPAGAIEPGETPEQAVAREVKEETGMICTACRLLGLLGGSDYRYTYSNGDQVEYLVALYRCDALDDGAPTDVQETRSVRYIAREEMPGLALPYDFDLLFQ, from the coding sequence ATGTCACCTTATTACGAGGAGCTTCGCAAGGTGTATGGGAAAGGGCTACTTATCATGCCCTCTGTCGCGGCCGTCATTCGAGACACGACGGGGCGCTTGCTCTTGATCGAAAAGCATGACGGCAACTGGAGCCTGCCTGCCGGTGCGATCGAGCCGGGTGAAACTCCCGAGCAGGCGGTCGCTCGCGAAGTGAAGGAGGAGACGGGCATGATCTGCACCGCGTGTCGACTGCTTGGGTTGCTAGGGGGATCTGACTATCGGTACACCTACTCGAACGGGGATCAGGTGGAATACCTCGTAGCCTTGTACCGTTGCGATGCCCTAGACGATGGAGCGCCTACGGATGTGCAGGAGACCCGGAGCGTGCGCTATATCGCGAGGGAGGAGATGCCGGGTCTGGCTCTTCCTTATGATTTTGATCTTTTGTTTCAGTGA
- a CDS encoding M20/M25/M40 family metallo-hydrolase, with product MTLQSLNDWLTAQMPEALEWLERMVRINSFTTNREGVNALGKLTAEAFAELGFEPEFVPSTEPTHGSHLYLRRPGATGAQVLLVSHLDTVFPPEEELRENFQWEPVPEEGRIYGPGTVDIKGGTVLIWMILGALQRLAPTVFEETNWLIALNASEEVLSADFGVRTAERCTQGATAVLVYEGGPMVGGAYHLVTARKGRASYRLAAHGKAAHAGSSHAEGINAIVGLVDAVKAAAALTSYDDELTVNVGVIHGGTVTNRVPHEATAELEMRAFDPHVLKEAQTAVEALAIEGDPSRSEPRIEVICEGDTPGWPNDERTQQLFQCWADAAASLDHQVISVPRGGLSDANYLCHLGPTLDGLGPFGANAHCSERSADGAKVPEYVVPASFVPKAAINVLGILKLLGREAELEGA from the coding sequence ATGACTCTACAGTCCTTGAATGACTGGCTCACCGCCCAAATGCCGGAGGCGCTCGAATGGCTGGAGCGCATGGTACGGATCAACAGCTTCACCACCAACCGGGAAGGGGTGAACGCCCTGGGAAAGCTGACGGCGGAGGCCTTTGCCGAGCTTGGGTTTGAGCCCGAGTTTGTGCCCTCCACCGAGCCAACGCACGGCTCGCATCTCTACCTCCGGCGTCCTGGGGCAACCGGGGCGCAGGTGTTGCTGGTGTCTCACCTGGACACGGTGTTCCCTCCTGAGGAGGAGTTGCGGGAGAATTTTCAATGGGAACCCGTGCCAGAGGAGGGTCGCATCTATGGTCCCGGCACCGTGGACATCAAAGGCGGGACTGTGTTGATCTGGATGATCCTGGGGGCACTGCAACGGCTGGCTCCGACCGTGTTCGAGGAAACGAACTGGCTCATTGCCCTCAATGCATCGGAGGAGGTATTGAGTGCCGACTTTGGCGTCCGAACAGCGGAGCGTTGCACCCAGGGGGCGACGGCGGTGCTGGTGTACGAAGGTGGACCCATGGTGGGAGGAGCTTATCATCTGGTGACCGCGCGGAAAGGGCGGGCGAGTTACCGTCTCGCTGCCCACGGGAAAGCGGCCCATGCGGGCAGTTCCCATGCCGAGGGGATCAATGCCATCGTGGGACTGGTGGATGCTGTGAAAGCGGCGGCGGCGCTGACCAGCTATGATGACGAGCTTACGGTGAACGTCGGGGTGATTCACGGAGGCACGGTCACGAACCGGGTGCCGCACGAAGCTACGGCCGAACTCGAGATGCGGGCCTTTGATCCTCATGTCTTGAAAGAGGCTCAAACGGCGGTGGAGGCCCTTGCGATCGAGGGAGATCCTTCGAGGAGTGAACCCAGAATCGAAGTGATCTGCGAGGGGGACACCCCCGGTTGGCCCAATGACGAACGCACGCAGCAGTTGTTCCAGTGCTGGGCAGACGCCGCGGCATCACTGGATCATCAGGTGATCTCAGTGCCCCGTGGTGGGCTGAGTGATGCGAACTACCTCTGTCACTTGGGACCCACTCTGGATGGTCTGGGGCCCTTCGGAGCCAATGCTCATTGCTCGGAGCGCAGTGCGGACGGTGCCAAGGTGCCCGAGTACGTGGTGCCGGCTTCCTTCGTGCCGAAGGCTGCGATCAATGTGCTGGGGATCTTGAAGCTGCTGGGGCGTGAGGCTGAACTGGAAGGGGCCTGA
- the fabD gene encoding ACP S-malonyltransferase codes for MGKKVVLLFSGQGAQKVGMGQDLAAAYPKAKALIDRADETLGFKLSEAMFQGPIEELTRTSRCQPALYTHGLAVLEVLKDLVPDLEVAACAGLSLGEFTAHAAAGTFDFETGLKLVYQRGSFMEEACEETKGGMAALIGGEESAVRELAAECDVDVANFNSPGQIVVSGTEEGIANVIARAKDKGIRKAVPLPVAGAYHSRLMKSAQDKLASVLQSTSFKVTDIPVVSNYEADVVTSEIVIRSTLERQVTGSVRWVESMQLLLKEGHDLFLELGPGGVLGGFMGRIQKGVKVISIEDVKGIEAAVAELNA; via the coding sequence ATGGGTAAAAAAGTTGTTCTGTTGTTCTCGGGCCAGGGTGCCCAGAAGGTTGGCATGGGCCAGGATCTGGCCGCTGCCTATCCCAAAGCCAAAGCCTTGATCGACCGTGCGGATGAGACGCTGGGTTTCAAGCTTTCCGAGGCGATGTTCCAGGGACCCATCGAGGAGCTTACTCGCACGTCCCGCTGTCAGCCCGCCCTGTACACTCATGGCCTGGCGGTGTTGGAAGTGTTGAAGGACCTGGTGCCTGATCTGGAAGTGGCCGCTTGTGCAGGCCTGTCCTTGGGGGAATTCACCGCCCATGCTGCGGCAGGCACATTCGATTTCGAAACCGGATTGAAGCTGGTCTATCAGCGCGGTTCCTTCATGGAAGAAGCCTGCGAGGAGACCAAGGGCGGCATGGCGGCCCTGATCGGGGGCGAGGAAAGTGCAGTGCGTGAACTCGCTGCAGAATGCGATGTGGATGTGGCCAACTTCAACTCTCCTGGGCAGATTGTGGTGAGTGGCACGGAGGAGGGCATCGCGAACGTGATCGCACGGGCCAAGGACAAAGGGATCCGCAAGGCTGTCCCGTTACCAGTTGCAGGAGCTTACCATTCACGTCTGATGAAGTCTGCTCAGGACAAGCTGGCCTCCGTTCTTCAGAGCACCTCTTTCAAGGTCACCGATATTCCTGTGGTGAGCAATTACGAGGCGGATGTGGTGACAAGTGAGATCGTGATCCGCTCCACTTTGGAGCGCCAGGTGACGGGCTCTGTGCGCTGGGTGGAATCCATGCAGCTCTTGCTCAAAGAGGGGCATGACCTCTTTTTGGAGCTGGGTCCGGGTGGGGTGCTGGGGGGCTTCATGGGTCGCATCCAGAAGGGCGTGAAGGTGATCTCGATTGAGGATGTGAAGGGCATCGAGGCGGCGGTGGCGGAGTTGAACGCCTGA